GATCTCCGGCAGCTTTTCAGCGGGCTGCCCCCGGGGCAGAGCACGCCGACCGTGACGTTGCAGGGGGATCTCACCACGGGGGGCCGATTCCAGAGCACGCTCGAGCTGCGGGTCATCTCGGGCGATGGTAGCGCGCTGGCCGCGTCGGTGTCTCCGAATCCGCTCAACCCGAGTGCGACGCTCATGTTTACGACGACCCGCCCGGGCCTTGCCAAGGTGGACCTGTTCGACATCGGCGGGCGTCTGGTCCGGACGATTCTCGATGAGCGCTCCCTCGCCGCGGGCCTGCACGAGGTGGCGATCGAGGGCCGTGGCCGGCGAGGCGAGAGCCTGGCCTCGGGGATCTACTTCCTCCGGGGAGTCTCCGCCGACGGGGCGTTTACGAAGACGATCGCGATCCTCAAATAGCGTGTCGACCGCGAGCCTGACCCGCGACCACGTCGTCGCGCTCGAGCGGATCGAGCGGGCCGACTGGTGGGACGCCTTCCGCGCCGCCACTCCCGAGCTTGCCGAGGAGCTAGGCATGCGCGTCGAGCGGGTCGGGAGCGTGGACGTGCTGATCATGACCGCGGCCGACATCCTCATGCTCAATCGCGCGG
This Candidatus Eisenbacteria bacterium DNA region includes the following protein-coding sequences:
- a CDS encoding T9SS type A sorting domain-containing protein, which codes for DLRQLFSGLPPGQSTPTVTLQGDLTTGGRFQSTLELRVISGDGSALAASVSPNPLNPSATLMFTTTRPGLAKVDLFDIGGRLVRTILDERSLAAGLHEVAIEGRGRRGESLASGIYFLRGVSADGAFTKTIAILK